In Carya illinoinensis cultivar Pawnee chromosome 6, C.illinoinensisPawnee_v1, whole genome shotgun sequence, a single genomic region encodes these proteins:
- the LOC122313719 gene encoding uncharacterized protein LOC122313719 produces MEEENKESVKDETETEKEPLKAKAANEAKPEPKSGGGGGGWGGWGFSPLSVLSDLQKAAEEISRNAATVAQTAAKSISDIQDPDEVSESSKDEGEVEDSANEKESEDEVDKLRKSALDKLEKASEESFFGQGLKVLDNSVENLASGAWNALGSAWRGGTDLVQKIEHSAVNLAESIQHGSLPAAGSVAPSILESGKAFTAKGMQVLELVGKETMDLLITETGIEVEKNSKLAEQQISEDQLYEEVTFDRCFYIYGGPEHLEELEALSNHHALLFNRRKGKLSSEQKSVMDGKLKQVQQIFSLSTEMDGSGVETDKGKKIETGDEGTGDEMKNLHNSSVSKAADMAAGFTSALAGLAINDMIQRTTGRLESLHSEGVHRLSEMCCFAVSQLLMLGKSIITNANKVEDEDADKNIANIEWPEDSVEKAKIIRAKAQSMTGYVEAVSNSFITGISDVAEAYAAAIKGATAESHDVLPQTSIQEKANAFSEHLRADQTTAVCKIQDGLEYLSHVVLSTSVPS; encoded by the exons ATGGAGGAAGAGAACAAAGAGTCGGTGAAGGATGAGACGGAGACGGAGAAAGAACCACTAAAAGCGAAAGCGGCAAATGAAGCAAAACCAGAGCCAAAATCCGGTGGCGGAGGCGGTGGATGGGGCGGTTGGgggttctctcctctctccgtTCTCTCAGATCTCCAAAAAGCCGCCGAAGAAATATCTCGCAAT GCTGCCACAGTTGCTCAGACAGCGGCAAAAAGCATCTCGGACATTCAGGACCCTGATGAGGTTTCAGAATCTTCTAAGGACGAAGGAGAGGTAGAAGACTCTGcaaatgaaaaggaaagtgaaGATGAAGTAGACAAGCTTCGGAAGTCTGCTTTGGATAAATTGGAGAAAGCTAGTGAGGAGTCATTCTTTGGCCAG GGTTTGAAGGTTCTTGATAATTCTGTGGAAAATTTGGCCTCTGGAGCGTGGAATGCTCTAGGTAGTGCATGGAGAGGGGGTACAGATTTGGTTCAGAA GATTGAGCATTCTGCTGTGAACCTTGCAGAATCTATTCAGCATGGTAGTTTACCAGCAGCCGGATCTGTTGCACCTTCCATATTAGAG AGTGGTAAAGCTTTTACGGCAAAGGGAATGCAAGTGCTTGAACTCGTAGGAAAGGAGACTATGGATCTACTGATTACAGAAACTGGTATTGAAGTTGAGAAGAATTCTAAATTAGCTGAACAACAAATTAGTGAGGATCAGTTGTATGAGGAAGTGACATTTGATCGGTGCTTCTATATATATGGGGGTCCAGAACATTTGGAG GAGCTGGAGGCATTGTCCAATCATCATGCCCTATTATTTAAccgaagaaaaggaaaattatcATCAGAACAGAAATCTGTCATGGATGGAAAGCTAAAACAGGTCCAACAAATTTTCAGTTTGAGTACTGAAATGGATGGAAGTGGTGTAGAGACAGACAAAGGTAAAAAAATAGAGACTGGGGATGAGGGAACTGGTGATGAGATGAAGAATTTACACAACTCAAGTGTCAGCAAGGCTGCTGATATGGCTGCGGG GTTCACAAGTGCTTTAGCAGGGTTGGCCATTAATGATATGATTCAAAGGACTACTGGCAGGCTGGAGTCTCTTCATTCAGAGGGAGTTCAT AGGCTCTCAGAAATGTGCTGTTTTGCGGTGTCTCAATTGTTGATGCTTGGTAAATCCATCATAACTAATGCTAACAAAGTTGAGGATGAAGATGCTGATAAGAATATTGCTAATATTGAGTGGCCTGAGGATTCTGTTGAAAAAGCTAAGATAATCAGAGCAAAGGCACAGTCAATGACAGGATATGTGGAGGCTGTTTCCAACAGCTTTATTACAG GCATCTCTGATGTAGCTGAAGCTTATGCAGCAGCCATAAAGGGTGCCACCGCCGAGTCCCATGATGTTCTTCCACAGACTTCAATCCAGGAAAAAGCCAATGCCTTCTCTGAACATCTGCGTGCAGATCAGACCACAGCAGTGTGCAAAATCCAGGATGGGCTCGAATACTTATCTCATGTAGTCCTTTCAACCTCTGTGCCGTCTTGA
- the LOC122313030 gene encoding pollen-specific leucine-rich repeat extensin-like protein 3, giving the protein MALPLSKQVLGCFIFFSILLSSLSAFSYALTDIEASLIARRQLLTLQENDDFFLKFGFEFHHDSSFANERLQRAYIALQALKKSIYSDPLNTTRNWVGTDVCSYTGVFCAPALDDPKLEVVGGIDLNHADIAGYLPHELGLLTDVALFHINSNRFCGIIPKTMSRLKLMFEFDVSNNRFVGSFPTVVLTWPSLKYLDLRFNNFEGKLPPEIFEKDHDAIFLNNNRFESNIPDTVGKSTASVVSFANNKFTGCIPHTIGNMANTLNEILFLGNSLGGCFPPEIGSLGNVTVFSASSNGFIGFLPKTFSGLHKVEELDISHNKLTGFVPENVCKLPSLSNFTFSYNYFNGEAQDCVPSSRVHKILEDKSNCFPSRPKQKSNKICFREATRPVDCSKHCGGSSSSYPQLRPPTKKTPPPSTPNQQPQPSPSPSPPEQQPQPSPPIGHPPSTPEQPSPPKSSNPSPNPSPIPPEPYDPLPPMTPTPESSPTPPKPSDPSPPKSPTPSPESSPIPPKPSDPSPPKSSTPSPESSPTPPKSSDSSPPKSSTPSPESSPTPPKSSEPSPPKSSTPTPESSPTPPKSFEPSPPKSSIPSPELSPPSPAPSPDDPSGNSPFNNFRSPPPPVQSPPPSPVYSPPPPVHSPPPPVHSPPPPVYSPPPPPPVHSPPPPLVHSPPPPVYSPPPPPPVHSPPPPVHSPPPPVYSPPPPPPIHSPPPPVYSPPPPPPVHSPPPPVYSPPPPVHSPPPPIHSPPPPVYSPPPPMYSPPPPVHSPPPPIHSPPPPVHSPPPPPMYSPPPPPIHSPPPPIYSPPPPVRSPPPPVHSPPPPPVHSPPPPPPPTDSHPPPVHSPTPRTASPPPAHVSSPPPPTDSHPPPVHSPTPQTAPPPPAHVSSPPPPTPDIVLPPHFGFQYSSPPPPLFPGY; this is encoded by the coding sequence ATGGCTCTACCTCTATCAAAGCAGGTCTTGGGCTGCTTTATCTTTTTCTCAATTCTCCTATCTTCTCTTTCAGCATTCTCTTATGCTTTGACAGACATCGAAGCATCATTAATTGCTCGTCGTCAACTTTTGACTCtccaagaaaatgatgattttttccTTAAGTTTGGCTTTGAGTTTCACCATGACTCCAGTTTTGCCAACGAAAGGCTGCAAAGAGCTTACATTGCACTACAAGCATTGAAGAAGTCTATCTACTCTGATCCTTTAAACACAACTCGTAATTGGGTTGGTACCGATGTGTGTTCTTATACTGGCGTCTTTTGCGCTCCAGCCCTTGATGACCCCAAATTGGAGGTTGTTGGTGGCATCGACCTTAATCATGCTGACATTGCCGGATACCTACCGCATGAGTTAGGGCTCTTGACGGATGTTGCACTCTTTCACATTAACTCTAACAGGTTTTGTGGAATTATCCCCAAAACTATGTCAAGGCTCAAACTTATGTTTGAGTTTGATGTAAGTAACAATCGCTTCGTTGGCTCTTTCCCAACAGTTGTCCTCACATGGCCAAGCCTTAAATATCTCGATCTCAGGTTCAATaattttgaagggaaattacCTCCAGAAATCTTTGAAAAGGATCACGATGCGATTTTCTTAAACAACAACCGTTTCGAGTCCAACATCCCCGACACAGTAGGTAAATCTACAGCTTCTGTTGTGAGCTTTGCAAACAACAAGTTCACTGGTTGCATTCCGCACACCATTGGCAACATGGCAAATACATTGAATGAGATTCTTTTCCTGGGCAATAGCCTTGGCGGTTGCTTCCCCCCAGAAATTGGATCCCTAGGCAATGTAACGGTGTTCTCAGCTAGCTCAAATGGGTTCATTGGGTTCTTGCCAAAGACCTTTTCAGGGCTACACAAGGTTGAGGAATTGGACATTTCACATAACAAGCTAACGGGATTTGTGCCCGAGAATGTTTGCAAGTTGCCCAGCTTGTccaacttcactttttcttatAACTACTTCAATGGGGAGGCTCAAGACTGTGTTCCTTCTTCGAGAGTGCACAAGATTTTGGAGGACAAGAGCAATTGTTTTCCTAGTAGACCAAAGCAGAAATCTAACAAGATATGTTTCAGAGAGGCGACTCGACCTGTGGATTGTAGCAAGCATTGTGGCGGCAGCTCCTCTTCATATCCACAACTGAGGCCACCGACTAAGAAAACACCACCACCTTCAACTCCAAATCAACAACCCCAACCATCTCCTTCTCCTTCACCTCCGGAGCAGCAACCTCAACCATCTCCTCCAATTGGGCATCCTCCATCAACACCAGAACAGCCATCACCGCCTAAATCTTCAAACCCAAGTCCTAACCCATCTCCAATACCGCCAGAACCATATGACCCATTGCCTCCTATGACCCCAACCCCTGAGTCATCTCCAACACCACCAAAACCATCTGACCCATCACCGCCTAAATCTCCTACCCCATCTCCTGAGTCATCTCCAATACCACCAAAACCATCTGATCCATCACCGCCTAAATCTTCTACCCCATCTCCTGAGTCATCTCCAACACCACCAAAATCATCTGACTCATCGCCACCTAAATCTTCAACCCCATCTCCTGAGTCATCTCCAACACCACCAAAATCATCTGAACCATCGCCACCTAAATCTTCAACCCCAACTCCGGAGTCATCTCCAACACCACCAAAATCATTTGAACCATCACCACCTAAATCTTCGATCCCATCTCCTGAGTTATCTCCACCATCGCCAGCACCTAGTCCAGATGATCCATCTGGTAATTCACCTTTTAATAACTTTCGTTCACCTCCCCCACCCGTTCAATCTCCACCACCATCCCCTGTATACTCCCCACCACCACCAGTTCACTCTCCCCCACCACCAGTTcattcaccaccaccacccgtGTACTCCCCTCCCCCACCACCACCAGTTCactctccaccaccaccactagttcattcaccaccaccacctgtGTACTCCCCTCCCCCACCACCACCAGTTCACTCTCCACCACCACCAGTTcattcaccaccaccacccgtGTACTCCCCTCCCCCACCACCACCAATTcattcaccaccaccacccgtGTACTCCCCTCCCCCACCACCACCAGTTCACTCTCCACCACCTCCAGTATACTCCCCACCACCTCCAGTCCACTCTCCTCCACCTCCAATCCACTCTCCACCACCTCCAGTATACTCCCCACCACCTCCTATGTACTCTCCACCACCTCCAGTGCACTCTCCTCCACCTCCAATCCACTCTCCTCCACCACCAGTCCATTCACCTCCTCCACCACCCATGTACTCACCTCCCCCACCACCAATTCACTCTCCGCCACCCCCAATATACTCCCCACCACCTCCAGTTCGTTCTCCTCCACCACCAGTCCACTCTCCCCCACCTCCACCAGTCCActctcctccaccaccaccaccaccaacagaCTCTCATCCACCCCCAGTACACTCCCCAACGCCACGAACTGCTTCTCCTCCTCCTGCTCATGTATCttctccaccaccaccaacagACTCTCATCCACCCCCGGTACACTCCCCAACGCCACAAACTGCTCCTCCTCCTCCTGCTCATGTATCttctccaccaccaccaacacCGGACATTGTCCTCCCACCACATTTCGGGTTCCAATACTCATCACCCCCTCCACCTTTATTCCCTGGATATTGA
- the LOC122313031 gene encoding pollen-specific leucine-rich repeat extensin-like protein 1 → MAVPLSKQVLGCFLLFSSLFSSLSTFSYALTNVEASLIARRQLLSLQENDDVFSKLGLEIHHDKNFANLRLQQAYIALQALKKSIYSDPLNTTRNWVGTHVCSYNGVFCAPALDDPNLEVVAGIDLNHADIAGYLPSELGLLTDVALFHINSNRFCGIIPKTMSRLKLMFEFDVSNNRFVGTFPTVVLTWSSLKYLDLRFNNFEGKLPPELFEKDLDAIFLNNNRFKSNIPDTVGKSTASVVSFANNKFIGCIPHTIGNMANTLNEILFLGNDLGGCFPPEIGSLGNVTVFSASSNEFIGFLPKTFSGLQKVEELDISHNRLTGYVPENVCKLSSLSNFTFSDNYFNGEAQACVPSSKVHKILDDKSNCFPGRPKQKPTKICFREATRPVNCSKMCGSSSSHPQPKPPVRKPSPPTTPKPQPQPSPSPVTPKPQPQPSPSPKGHPPSTPKQPSPPKSLSPSPKPSPAPPKPSEPSPPKSSTPSPKPSPTPPKPSDPSPPKSLTPSPKSSPTPPKPSEQSPPKSLTPSPKSSPAPPKPSEPSPKPAPEPNDPFERYPLERLRSPPPPVQSPPPPPINSPPPPVHSPPPPVYSPPPPVHSPPPPPVYSPPPPTIQSPPPPVYSPPPPVHSPPPPVHSPPPPPVYSPPPPPPPIQSPPPPVYSPPPPVRSPPPPVHSPPPPPVYSPPPPPPIQSPPPPVYSPPPPVRSPPPPVHSPPPPPMYSPPPPIYSPPPPVYSPPPPIHSPPPPPVHSPPPPVHSPPPPTPDIILPPHFGFQYSSPPPPLFPGY, encoded by the coding sequence ATGGCTGTACCTCTATCGAAGCAGGTCTTGGGCtgctttctcttattttcttctctcttttcttctctttcaacCTTCTCTTATGCTTTGACAAACGTTGAGGCATCCTTAATTGCTCGCCGTCAGCTTTTGTCTctacaagaaaatgatgatgtttTCTCTAAACTTGGCCTTGAGATCCACCATGACAAGAATTTTGCCAATCTAAGGCTCCAACAAGCTTATATTGCATTACAGGCATTGAAAAAATCTATCTATTCTGATCCTTTGAACACAACTCGTAATTGGGTTGGTACCCATGTGTGTTCTTATAATGGTGTCTTTTGTGCTCCAGCCCTTGACGATCCTAATTTGGAAGTTGTTGCCGGCATTGATCTTAACCATGCTGACATTGCTGGATACCTACCCTCTGAGTTGGGGCTCTTGACCGATGTTGCACTCTTTCACATTAACTCTAATAGGTTTTGTGGAATTATCCCCAAAACCATGTCAAGACTCAAACTTATGTTCGAGTTTGATGTTAGCAACAACCGCTTCGTTGGCACTTTCCCGACAGTCGTCCTCACATGGTCGAGCCTTAAATATCTCGATCTCAGGTTCAATAATTTTGAAGGGAAATTGCCTCCAGAACTCTTTGAAAAGGATCTCGATGCAATTTTCTTAAACAATAATCGTTTCAAGTCCAACATCCCCGACACAGTAGGTAAATCTACAGCTTCTGTTGTGAGCTTTGCAAACAACAAGTTCATTGGTTGCATTCCGCACACCATTGGCAACATGGCAAACACATTGAATGAAATTCTTTTCCTTGGCAATGACCTTGGCGGTTGCTTCCCCCCAGAAATTGGATCCCTTGGCAATGTAACGGTGTTCTCAGCTAGCTCTAACGAGTTCATTGGATTTTTGCCAAAAACATTTTCAGGGCTACAAAAGGTTGAAGAATTGGACATTTCGCATAACAGGCTAACAGGATACGTGCCCGAAAATGTTTGCAAGTTGTCTAGCTTGTCCAACTTCACTTTCTCTGACAACTACTTCAATGGAGAGGCTCAAGCATGTGTCCCATCTTCAAAGGTGCACAAGATATTAGATGACAAAAGCAACTGTTTTCCAGGCAGACCGAAGCAGAAGCCTACCAAGATATGTTTCCGAGAGGCGACTCGACCTGTAAATTGTAGCAAAATGTGTGGTAGCTCCTCTTCACATCCACAACCAAAGCCACCGGTTAGGAAACCATCACCACCGACAACTCCAAAGCCACAACCCCAACCATCTCCTTCTCCTGTAACTCCAAAGCCGCAGCCACAACCCTCTCCCTCTCCAAAAGGGCATCCTCCATCAACACCAAAACAACCATCGCCACCTAAATCTTTGAGCCCAAGTCCTAAGCCATCTCCCGCACCACCAAAACCATCTGAACCATCGCCTCCTAAATCTTCGACCCCAAGTCCCAAGCCATCTCCAACCCCGCCAAAACCATCTGACCCATCGCCGCCTAAATCTTTGACCCCTAGTCCCAAGTCATCTCCAACCCCACCAAAACCATCTGAACAATCGCCCCCTAAATCTTTGACCCCAAGTCCCAAGTCATCTCCAGCACCGCCAAAACCATCTGAACCATCGCCAAAACCTGCACCAGAACCAAATGACCCATTTGAAAGATACCCTCTTGAAAGGCTTCGCTCACCTCCCCCACCGGTTCaatctccaccaccaccacccataaACTCCCCACCTCCACCAGTTCACTCTCCTCCACCACCAGTCTACTCTCCTCCACCACCAGTCCATTCACCACCACCGCCACCCGTATACTCACCTCCACCACCAACAATTCAATCTCCTCCACCCCCAGTATACTCTCCACCACCTCCAGTTCACTCTCCTCCACCACCAGTCCAttcgccaccaccaccacccgtatactcacctccaccaccaccaccaccaattcaATCTCCTCCACCCCCAGTATACTCTCCGCCACCTCCAGTTCGCTCTCCTCCACCACCAGTCCATTCACCACCACCGCCACCCGTATActcacctccaccaccaccaccaattcaATCTCCTCCACCCCCAGTATACTCTCCACCACCTCCAGTTCGCTCTCCTCCACCACCAGTCCATTCACCACCGCCGCCTCCCATGTACTCACCTCCACCACCAATTTACTCCCCACCACCCCCAGTGTACTCCCCACCTCCTCCAATCCACTCTCCACCACCTCCACCAGTCCACTCTCCACCACCACCAGTGCACTCTCCTCCACCACCAACCCCAGACATCATCCTCCCGCCACACTTTGGGTTCCAGTACTCATCACCCCCTCCACCATTATTCCCGGGCTACTAA